A genomic segment from Ptychodera flava strain L36383 chromosome 23 unlocalized genomic scaffold, AS_Pfla_20210202 Scaffold_23__1_contigs__length_28996876_pilon, whole genome shotgun sequence encodes:
- the LOC139123798 gene encoding leucyl-cystinyl aminopeptidase-like — protein sequence MADAVYHKITQELAESRDFPSESDEETFHDPAMESGASMIGDPTPKSTNYERLEPDSAPPPRSCTKLTATLVVALVVIAILILAIVAAVVPKGEDKFPYSSVRLPKDVVPETYDLFMHPNLTTQQFSGRVVINVRIAKPTSAIILHMQRISLSDIQK from the coding sequence ATGGCCGACGCCGTGTACCATAAAATCACGCAAGAGCTGGCCGAATCGCGGGATTTCCCATCAGAAAGCGACGAAGAAACGTTTCATGACCCGGCTATGGAAAGTGGGGCAAGCATGATCGGCGACCCGACGCCCAAGTCCACGAACTACGAAAGACTGGAGCCAGACTCGGCGCCTCCGCCGAGGTCTTGCACCAAGCTGACAGCCACACTTGTTGTAGCGCTTGTTGTCATCGCTATACTTATACTTGCGATCGTGGCTGCAGTCGTTCCCAAAGGCGAGGACAAATTCCCTTATTCTAGTGTACGTCTTCCAAAGGATGTTGTGCCAGAAACATACGATTTATTTATGCACCCGAACTTAACCACCCAGCAATTCAGCGGCAGGGTTGTGATAAATGTACGGATCGCGAAGCCAACCTCGGCTATAATCCTTCACATGCAGCGAATAAGTCTCTCCGATATCCAGAAGTGA